From a region of the Desulfuromonas sp. KJ2020 genome:
- a CDS encoding TIGR01212 family radical SAM protein (This family includes YhcC from E. coli K-12, an uncharacterized radical SAM protein.) — MNDKRYHLFSQFLKDRFGGRVHKISVDAGFSCPNRGDTRQQPGCLFCDPGGSGAVGIARSQSVAEQLELGKEIMVRKYKARQFIAYFQPFSNTYAPPERLRQLYDEALSVTGVMGLAVGTRPDCLPPPVLDLLAEYHRRTFFWLELGLQTTHDATLSFLRRGHDYQRFLLAYDEAKARGLSVCVHVILGLPGESRAQMLATADEMARLQVDGIKIHLLHVLKGTPLGELYQQGQVEVLSQEDYVQLAVDFLERLHPDTLIHRLTGDGPRDLLLAPLWSLNKWEVLNAIDDELRRRDSRQGSRCSVKI, encoded by the coding sequence ATGAACGACAAGCGCTACCACCTCTTTTCTCAATTTCTGAAAGACCGTTTCGGCGGCAGGGTGCACAAGATCTCGGTGGACGCCGGTTTCTCCTGTCCCAACCGCGGTGACACCCGCCAGCAGCCGGGCTGCCTCTTCTGTGACCCGGGCGGTTCGGGTGCTGTCGGCATCGCCCGAAGTCAGTCCGTGGCCGAGCAGTTGGAACTGGGCAAGGAGATCATGGTTCGCAAATACAAGGCCAGACAGTTCATTGCCTACTTTCAGCCGTTCTCCAACACCTATGCGCCGCCGGAACGTTTGCGGCAACTCTACGACGAGGCTCTCAGCGTTACCGGAGTGATGGGGCTGGCCGTCGGCACCCGTCCCGACTGTCTGCCGCCGCCCGTCCTCGACCTTCTGGCCGAATACCATCGGCGCACCTTCTTCTGGCTCGAACTCGGCCTGCAGACCACCCACGATGCGACCCTGAGCTTTCTTCGCCGCGGCCACGACTATCAGCGTTTTCTGTTAGCTTATGATGAGGCCAAGGCCAGAGGCTTGAGCGTTTGTGTCCATGTGATTCTGGGGTTGCCGGGAGAGAGTCGCGCCCAGATGCTGGCCACGGCCGACGAGATGGCGCGTCTGCAGGTCGATGGCATCAAGATCCATCTGCTGCATGTGCTCAAGGGGACGCCTCTGGGGGAACTCTACCAGCAGGGGCAGGTCGAGGTGCTCTCCCAGGAGGACTACGTGCAGCTGGCCGTCGATTTTCTCGAAAGGCTGCATCCGGACACGCTTATCCACCGTCTTACCGGGGACGGACCACGGGATTTGCTGCTGGCGCCCTTGTGGTCGTTGAACAAATGGGAAGTGCTCAACGCCATCGACGACGAGCTGCGCCGGCGGGACAGCCGCCAGGGAAGTCGCTGTTCGGTAAAAATATGA
- a CDS encoding response regulator, with protein sequence MARILVVDDERDIRYLYKTELEDEGYEVESAGSGSEAAERLQQKNFDLVVLDIQMKGESGLQLLQKIVKEKGNLPVILCTAFSCYKDDFSSWLADAYVVKSSDLTELKEEISKILAKKH encoded by the coding sequence ATGGCACGCATCCTGGTTGTTGATGACGAACGCGACATCCGCTATCTCTACAAGACCGAACTCGAAGACGAAGGCTACGAGGTGGAATCGGCCGGCAGCGGCAGCGAGGCGGCCGAACGGCTGCAGCAAAAAAACTTCGACCTGGTCGTTCTCGACATCCAGATGAAAGGGGAGAGTGGCCTGCAGCTGCTGCAGAAGATTGTCAAGGAGAAGGGAAACCTGCCGGTGATCCTATGCACCGCTTTCAGCTGCTACAAGGACGACTTTTCCTCCTGGCTGGCCGACGCCTACGTGGTAAAGAGTTCGGACCTCACCGAACTCAAAGAGGAAATCAGCAAAATACTGGCCAAAAAACACTGA
- a CDS encoding ATP-binding protein, translating into MNPQCCWHLEHIDPGQCPYLHEEDGALLYDRQQRILQRCLECPHFLEDAETFSRSDGEMAEIFPTVCSELLQLRARTKLLEHQLAVRDREKRFLNEVGHVLQTSMDKDEVITMALTAVTAGKGFGLNRAILLLVDRERQNLEGYLAVGPRQREDAWRIWNELAHADRSLREMARMLFETKLPEEKAKFRDLLKLLTVPLNREDHLFIRTLNERRPRHILDLRQETDIDPAQIDALGVNELVMVPMVSTDRRVGLLLADNIINNQPISDEDLQSLETFALPVTFAISRAALYERLQKELRNVTEANERLKDQQEIILRMEKMALVGRITANVAHSIRNPLTIIGGFARSLIRSTAENDAKRAYIESIVREAKHLEEVLQEVLNYSESMHPTFDQWDINQLVTAVYAAMRDDLHENGIDCQLELAPDLPQVVLDYKKITYCLRSLVNNAVEAMPNGGGLTLHTARGHEEVILTVKDTGPGMSEEEIRTVTTPFFSTKEQGTGLGLSLCARILEGHNAAFEIFSEQGRGTSFCIRFRL; encoded by the coding sequence GTGAATCCTCAGTGCTGCTGGCATCTCGAACACATCGATCCGGGGCAGTGTCCCTATCTGCACGAGGAGGACGGCGCCCTGCTTTACGACCGCCAGCAGCGCATTTTGCAGCGCTGCCTTGAGTGCCCGCACTTTCTGGAAGATGCGGAAACATTCAGCCGTTCCGATGGCGAGATGGCGGAAATCTTCCCCACCGTCTGCAGCGAGCTGCTGCAGCTTCGCGCCAGGACGAAACTTCTGGAGCATCAGCTTGCCGTCAGGGATCGGGAAAAACGTTTTCTCAATGAAGTCGGCCATGTTCTGCAGACATCCATGGACAAGGATGAAGTCATCACCATGGCCCTCACGGCAGTCACCGCCGGCAAAGGTTTTGGCCTCAACCGCGCCATTCTGCTGCTGGTGGACAGGGAGCGTCAGAACCTCGAAGGCTATCTGGCGGTCGGCCCGCGGCAGCGGGAAGACGCCTGGCGCATCTGGAATGAACTGGCCCACGCCGACCGTTCGCTGCGGGAGATGGCCCGCATGCTCTTTGAAACCAAGCTGCCGGAAGAAAAAGCCAAGTTCCGCGATTTACTCAAGTTGCTGACCGTCCCCCTGAACCGGGAGGATCATCTCTTTATTCGCACGCTCAACGAACGCCGGCCACGCCACATACTCGACCTGCGCCAGGAGACCGATATCGATCCGGCCCAGATCGACGCGCTGGGGGTCAACGAGCTGGTCATGGTTCCCATGGTGAGCACCGACCGCCGGGTCGGCCTGCTGCTGGCCGACAACATCATCAACAATCAGCCGATCTCGGACGAAGACCTGCAGTCACTGGAAACCTTCGCGCTGCCGGTGACCTTCGCCATCAGCCGGGCCGCCCTGTACGAACGTCTGCAGAAAGAGCTGCGCAACGTCACCGAGGCCAACGAACGCCTGAAGGACCAGCAGGAAATCATCCTGCGCATGGAAAAAATGGCCCTGGTGGGGCGCATCACAGCCAACGTGGCCCATTCCATCCGCAATCCCCTGACCATCATCGGCGGGTTTGCCCGCTCGCTCATCCGCAGCACGGCGGAGAACGACGCCAAACGGGCCTACATCGAATCCATCGTGCGGGAGGCCAAACATCTGGAAGAGGTGCTGCAGGAGGTGCTCAACTACTCCGAGTCGATGCATCCGACCTTTGACCAGTGGGACATCAACCAGCTGGTCACGGCGGTGTACGCCGCCATGCGGGACGACCTGCATGAAAACGGCATCGACTGCCAGCTCGAACTGGCGCCTGATCTGCCCCAGGTGGTACTGGACTACAAAAAGATCACCTACTGCCTGCGCAGCCTGGTGAACAACGCGGTGGAAGCCATGCCCAACGGCGGCGGCCTCACCCTACACACGGCCAGGGGCCATGAAGAGGTGATCCTGACGGTAAAGGACACCGGCCCTGGGATGAGCGAGGAAGAAATTCGCACCGTGACGACACCGTTCTTTTCGACCAAGGAGCAGGGCACAGGCCTGGGCCTGTCGTTGTGCGCCCGCATTCTGGAAGGCCACAATGCGGCGTTTGAGATTTTCAGCGAACAAGGCCGGGGAACCAGCTTCTGCATCCGTTTCCGACTATAA
- a CDS encoding mannose-1-phosphate guanyltransferase, with the protein MKAVLMAGGFGTRIQPLTINLPKPMIPLINRPIMLHIIELLKRHGIDELVLLLYHQPMVIKNFFGDGSEFGVRITYVTPLEDFGTAGAVKAAEKYLDERFLIISGDLLTDFDLSRVLAFHEEKKALATITLTSVTDPLQFGVVITDKEGQITKFLEKPGWGEVFSDTINTGIYVLEPEVLNLIPDGENRDWSKDVFPLMLQKKAPLYGCTLDGYWADIGNTDAYIESCRDIFQHKVAVGIREKAAAAKQDIHIGEEAQIADPSLSRFEGMVIIGDNTRVQGTARLKNCVVGRNCLIEDGVELEDAILWDNVYLRKDCRVRGAVLCHNVRAGHGVIVEEGAVVGDETTIGDEAYIKKDVKVWPRKVIEGGSIVTTNLIWGEKWRKNLFEGAMVSALTNVEMTPEFAAKLGAAYGSTLPKDAFILAGRDAIRSSRMLKRSFVGGLLSTGVNVRDTKMIPLPVLRYKLTTFGEVGGVHFRQSPKDPSATEIIFFDADGIEVSSSAAKGIERIYFKENFRRVHFSEPGGIEEIPRIYDYYREGFLRALEGDALRKAAPKVVIDLNHSPASELLPTLLTSLGCEVIELNSHVMESRTGSPPEQQQRSLEQLARIVVTLEAAAGFWIGPSGERVTLIDETGTLLSDMEALLCLSALVCRTEKRGTLAVPVSAPQGVEALARESGLTVKRTKADGRSLVEAGQERHTLLTGGMDGRFAFPAFQSNFDALFTAAKTLEMLARSGQSLSQVRKSIPLRQYRRATRPCSWELKGGIMRKMSEDSVDHEASFIDGVKISLGEDWVLLLPDQHQPLVHIISEADEASRAQDLLDRYLDKFESWKLDLAKALK; encoded by the coding sequence ATGAAAGCAGTTCTTATGGCCGGAGGATTCGGCACCCGCATTCAACCCCTGACCATCAACCTGCCCAAGCCCATGATCCCCCTGATCAACCGGCCGATCATGCTGCACATTATCGAACTGCTCAAAAGGCACGGCATCGACGAGCTGGTTCTGCTGCTCTACCATCAGCCGATGGTGATCAAAAATTTTTTCGGCGACGGCAGCGAGTTCGGCGTACGCATCACCTATGTCACCCCCCTGGAAGATTTCGGCACGGCCGGCGCCGTCAAGGCCGCCGAGAAATATCTGGACGAACGTTTTCTCATCATCAGCGGCGACCTGCTGACCGATTTCGACCTCTCCCGGGTGCTGGCTTTCCATGAAGAGAAGAAGGCCCTGGCCACCATCACCCTGACCTCGGTGACCGACCCGCTGCAGTTCGGCGTCGTCATTACGGACAAGGAAGGCCAGATCACCAAGTTTCTGGAGAAGCCGGGTTGGGGCGAAGTCTTTTCCGACACCATCAATACCGGCATCTATGTTCTGGAGCCGGAAGTCCTCAACCTGATTCCCGACGGGGAAAACCGCGACTGGTCCAAAGATGTCTTTCCCCTGATGCTCCAGAAAAAGGCCCCCCTCTACGGCTGCACCCTCGACGGCTACTGGGCCGACATCGGCAATACCGACGCCTATATCGAATCGTGCCGGGACATCTTCCAGCACAAGGTGGCCGTCGGTATCCGGGAGAAGGCCGCTGCGGCCAAGCAGGACATCCATATCGGCGAGGAAGCCCAGATCGCCGACCCGAGTCTGTCCCGCTTTGAGGGCATGGTGATTATCGGCGACAACACCAGGGTGCAGGGCACCGCCCGGCTGAAAAACTGCGTGGTGGGGCGCAACTGCCTGATTGAAGACGGAGTCGAGCTGGAAGACGCCATCCTCTGGGATAACGTCTACCTGCGCAAGGACTGCCGCGTGCGCGGGGCCGTCCTCTGCCACAATGTCCGGGCCGGCCACGGCGTCATCGTGGAAGAAGGGGCGGTCGTCGGGGATGAAACGACCATCGGCGACGAGGCCTACATCAAAAAGGATGTCAAGGTGTGGCCGCGGAAAGTCATCGAGGGAGGCTCCATTGTCACCACCAACCTGATCTGGGGCGAAAAGTGGCGCAAGAACCTCTTCGAGGGGGCCATGGTCAGCGCCCTGACCAACGTGGAAATGACGCCGGAGTTCGCGGCCAAGCTGGGGGCGGCCTACGGCTCGACCCTGCCCAAGGATGCCTTTATCCTGGCCGGACGCGACGCCATACGCTCTTCGCGGATGCTCAAGCGCTCCTTCGTGGGGGGGCTGCTCTCCACCGGTGTCAACGTGCGCGACACCAAGATGATCCCGCTGCCGGTATTGCGCTACAAACTGACCACTTTCGGTGAAGTGGGGGGCGTTCACTTCCGTCAGTCGCCGAAGGATCCCTCGGCGACGGAGATCATCTTCTTCGACGCCGACGGCATCGAAGTCTCCTCGTCGGCGGCCAAGGGCATTGAACGCATCTATTTCAAGGAAAACTTCCGCCGGGTCCATTTCTCCGAGCCGGGCGGCATTGAAGAAATCCCCCGCATCTATGACTACTACCGCGAGGGATTCCTGCGGGCCCTCGAAGGCGACGCCCTGCGCAAAGCCGCACCCAAAGTGGTCATCGACCTCAACCATTCGCCCGCCAGCGAACTGCTGCCGACCTTGCTGACCAGCCTGGGCTGCGAAGTCATCGAGCTCAACTCCCACGTCATGGAAAGTCGCACCGGCAGCCCGCCCGAACAGCAGCAGCGCTCTCTCGAGCAACTGGCCCGCATCGTCGTCACCCTGGAGGCAGCGGCGGGTTTCTGGATCGGCCCCTCCGGCGAACGGGTGACGCTGATCGATGAAACCGGGACCCTGCTGTCGGATATGGAGGCGCTGCTCTGCCTGTCGGCCCTGGTGTGCCGCACCGAAAAAAGGGGAACGCTGGCCGTGCCCGTCTCGGCTCCTCAAGGTGTGGAGGCCCTGGCCAGGGAAAGTGGCCTGACCGTCAAACGCACCAAGGCCGATGGCCGCTCTCTGGTCGAGGCCGGCCAGGAGCGCCACACCCTGCTGACCGGCGGCATGGACGGGCGTTTTGCCTTTCCCGCCTTCCAGTCCAACTTCGACGCCCTCTTCACGGCCGCCAAAACCCTGGAGATGCTGGCCCGCAGCGGCCAAAGTCTGAGCCAGGTGCGCAAGAGCATCCCCTTGCGCCAGTATCGCCGTGCCACCAGACCCTGTTCCTGGGAACTCAAAGGCGGCATCATGCGTAAAATGAGTGAAGATTCCGTCGATCACGAAGCCTCCTTTATCGACGGCGTCAAGATCAGTCTGGGCGAGGACTGGGTGCTGCTGCTGCCG